The Pecten maximus chromosome 11, xPecMax1.1, whole genome shotgun sequence genome has a segment encoding these proteins:
- the LOC117338186 gene encoding solute carrier family 52, riboflavin transporter, member 3-B-like, with protein MIRESWFRYGEINILLYLTVILFGVGSWVAVNGLLIELPVLVPHLPEGWALPSYLVMIIQPANIGPILVTLAYILTNDTLNERAVIYTILTIGALACLLLSFFWKKTSVVAGEEHSTALMALHFFLSIVDCTSSVLFLPFMSLFRVQYMTGYFLGEGMSGLIPSLVALAQGVGKISCENVSYVDTSTNLSSFEIQTLYQEPYFPVDNFFIFLFVMMLSCGLAFSLLNYLPYFKKEHITMQNVCKNRGTIELQSNQKVQDNSQETVESLLDDKNGVVRLNVPPSYTPMSTRTYLYFLCLVVWINALSNGVLPSLQTYSCLPYGYDAYHLAMTLANIANPTACVVALLLPVPTCLVISVLTFLGTSLSAFIVMTAVQSPFPVLYDDPAGPFVVVTTWVLMGFLMVFSKVSLATLFRKEGKRALLWCGAMTQVGSLSGAIVTYLLVNVAKTFQSASACS; from the exons ATGATCCGAGAGAGTTGGTTCCGGTATGGAGAGATTAACATCCTGTTGTATCTAACTGTGATACTGTTTGGTGTTGGATCCTGGGTAGCGGTTAATGGGTTACTCATAGAGTTACCCGTACTAGTCCCACACCTACCGGAGGGCTGGGCATTACCCTCATATCTAGTCATGATTATACAACCAGCCAACATCGGACCAATCCTTGTCACCCTCGCGTACATACTTACCAATGACACCCTGAATGAGAGGGCGGTTATATACACCATCCTTACCATAGGAGCGCTCGCCTGTCTGCTGCTGTCTTTCTTCTGGAAGAAAACCTCTGTAGTGGCTGGCGAGGAACACAGTACAGCTCTGATGGCCCTACACTTCTTTCTGTCTATCGTCGACTGTACATCGTCCGTCCTATTCCTGCCATTTATGTCCTTATTCAGGGTTCAGTATATGACGGGTTATTTCCTAGGAGAAGGGATGAGTGGTCTGATTCCAAGTCTGGTCGCCTTGGCACAAGGTGTCGGTAAAATATCGTGTGAAAATGTCTCCTATGTAGACACATCTACTAACTTGTCTTCATTTGAAATCCAAACTTTATACCAAGAACCTTATTTCCCGGTGGATAACTTCTTTATATTCCTGTTTGTGATGATGCTATCATGTGGACTGGCATTTTCTTTATTAAATTACTTACCGTATTTTAAGAAAGAACACATTACTATGCAGAATGTTTGCAAGAACAGAGGCACCATCGAATTGCAGAGCAATCAGAAAGTACAGGATAATTCACAAGAAACTGTTGAATCGCTTCTTGATGACAAAAACGGTGTTGTGAGGTTAAACGTGCCTCCGTCGTACACTCCAATGTCCACGAGGACGTACTTGTACTTCCTGTGCCTGGTGGTATGGATAAACGCTCTAAGTAATGGCGTCCTCCCGTCCCTTCAGACTTACTCGTGCCTACCGTACGGCTACGATGCATACCATCTGGCAATGACACTTGCAAACATTGCCAATCCCACAGCCTGTGTAGTGGCTTTACTACTTCCGGTTCCGACCTGCCTGGTAATTAGTGTTCTCACTTTCCTTGGAACATCTCTGTCGGCTTTCATAGTGATGACGGCTGTCCAGAGCCCTTTCCCTGTGTTGTATGACGACCCGGCAGGACCGTTTGTTGTG GTAACAACGTGGGTCTTGATGGGTTTCCTGATGGTGTTTTCCAAGGTCTCACTAGCAACTCTCTTCAGGAAAGAAGGCAAGAGGGCGCTGCTTTGGTGCGGAGCTATGACACAGGTCGGGTCACTATCTGGTGCCATCGTCACATATCTGTTAGTTAACGTGGCGAAAACCTTCCAAAGTGCGTCTGCCTGCTCCTAA